aaaagGACGAACATAAATGGTTCTCAAGAATTTGATAGAACTCTATAATTTACTTATCGTAAAACTACATTTTACGCGAGAACATGTTATATATATTACGTCATTAATCTATAAAGTCAATGCATATACATTGaaattaattatactaaaaaaatttCGACTCAAGATTCAAACTCTGATCTTGTATTGTCTAGCAAgtagtaattttattattaaagagtTGAAAATGATTCTTGATTCTCATAATATTTAGGAGCTCTCATTTGAACCACATGATTTTCAATTGGTTCGTATCAATGCTTGTCACAAATTAGAAAATCAATTGGGGAAGATACTTAACTTGTTGGATTCTTTCAATACATATTAAACATTTCTACTTTTCATGGAATCAAATAGAAAACTAAAGTGACACTAAATTTGACAACAATAACCTAACTACAAGCTAGATAGCTCACCACTTTCCTCTTTGGTTATGCATTATTGCTATATAGTTGATCATGCATAGACCATACCCATATTCCCAAATGGGGGGAATTTCTTAACTTGTAAGCTTTGCCATATATATTAGActaattaaaaatttagaaCTGAGCCTTCCCTCTTCACACATATGATcgcattaaattttaattttattttcatatttcaaaTCACAATACTCCCAAAGAATAAACAAAAAACACTTTTTACTACTAGTAATAAAGGTTGAAAACTAGTAATACTATaacctaattttttttcatatggAATGATATATGAAGAAAAATAATGTCTAGGGGCCATTTAATCAACAtgcaaaaatatactcccttcaaTTTTCCTTTATAATCTGTCTgccaataaatatctcattttactTTTAGGCCTCCTAATTAGGTACGAAGTAATTACCTGAATGGGAGTGAGTTTCCTGCGGTAGAAGCGATCGGCCAACTCAGGAACTCCCCCGACGTTTCTATGCAGGCTCCGGCAGGCGTGTGAGGCGTGAAGGCAGTCGCTGATCTTGGCCCAGTGGGCTGGGGAGGAGACGCGGTCGGCGAGCCAGCTGCCAGAGTAATCCTGAAGGGAGTAGTCCGGGTAGGCCCGGTTCATGACGGGGCGGCCGGAGCCCTTCTCGGTGGCGGAGTAGGcgaagatgatgaagaagacGAGGGCCGCGATTGCGAAGAACATGGCCCACAGGTAGGCGTACATGAGGAAAGTGTTGCGGTAGCAGGCGCCGGCGATGCCAGCCAGCGACACCGCCATGACGGTGAGGCCAATGAGGATGAGCGGCCACTGGAGGAACTTCATGCAGTCGGTGGTGCTCAGCCATACGCCGCCGCCTATGATCGGAATGGAGAGGATTAAGCTGAGGAAGTTGAGGAATCCGATTAGGTTGTTGCTCtttcccattttattttatttttttattaatttattttgggaGTTTGGTATATATAAGATGCCAATAATGTGAGTGAGCATATGCACCAGATAGAGATATATAGGAATTGTGGAAAGGCcacttttttattgttttcactttctggttttattttattttattttattttattctattttattgatttattgtCAGTCAGTGAGGGATTTAGGTTTTAAATTAGCCAGTAAATAtagttataaattaaaaattacttcTAATTATAAAGGACTAAAAACTAATTAGATTATTTGTAAACCCTGATTACGATTGGAAATAGCAATATGTTTTAGAGGATCTCAGAATCTCAGTCttataattatttgaaaatctaAATAATTAGCTAGAGTGCATTTGGTCATACTATAAAAAATTGATGAGGTTGAGAATTTAAAATTGGAGTAACTTCAAAAAGGTTTGACTTTGGAACTGAATAAAAGATAACCATAAATGTATTTTTGATTCCATGCATTCTATTCTCTTGTTTCGTTTGATCAACATATATAGTGCTACTGttatatttaatcaattttttttgtcataaatTTTTTTAGCCCAATTGATATTTAGCCCAATTTACCAATATAGTTGGGCCTTTATATAACTAGACACTGCTAATTTGAGACCTTTATTTCTCGAAAAAAGGATGATTCATTATATCTGTAAATAAAATGTTAACCCtattcttcttttctttattATGTGAGATTGACATCACATgcattataaataaaactatTAAAGAGTTTCCGAGCTTAAATAAGAATTTGACATTCCAATTATTTCTAATTAAGGGAAATATGACATTTTCCTTCAATTTAATAGGTTAGAAGTTTGAATTATCGTGAAGTAATATTGCAATACAGTATTGACTATTGACCAATAGAAAACAATGCACTGgaattatgttattttaatgAAAACTTTCTTCAACTCAATCATATATCCCTTTTTCCTCTAGTGACttgtatgatttttattttataagttttaaatttgtaattgtgtCGGATAGACTATTGACACCTAGCTCCATTGTTAGTCCATCATTTTTTTGTCATGTGGTAGGACTATAATTCATAGTACATGTCAGATGCAGGTGCCTACCTCTGTAAGATTTGATAATTCAAAATACTGTAATTGGAGTACTTGGATCTAATAATCCAGATCCAATATAATTTTTGTCTATTTCATAATACTACAACCCACATTAACAACTCACCAACAAAtgtactgttttttttttttggaggaaatgtactttttttactaTATGATGTAGGAGCAATAACATGAAAGTGGAttgttaaaaaaattgaaagtagatattgttgaatttgaagaTGTTAATTTTACCAAACAGATGCTAAATTTTTTTGTGCTAACGCTAGAATGAATGTATTTTCATGAAcgatatttttgaaaatgagGGCAATAATGCATaacactttttattttattaatatgaaaaatatgattGCTACTACTAGTAATAGTATGAAAATAAATGGATTGTGAAGGACAAGGACAGTGACCTGAAATAGACGGAATTGGCCTTAAACATAGGCCCATGTGATCAACTACGAGAAGCCTGCATCCTATGGGTCCCACTTTTGCCTTCAAAATCTTCCAACCAAATTTTTAGTTATCGTATGTTATCATTTTGTCGTATTGAAATtgtcttttttttgtttactttttattttaaagtttcATTTAAAATTCTAGATTTTAAATGTATAATTAACCTTTTTTTAAGTTCAATTATGAGATCATATATTCCATCACTAACACATCGCTCAATTTTATGATGgattcattattttattgaatggaTTTCagattttgtatttaatttatatagaaAACGATAAAATTGAATTTCTAAATTCaactaattttatatattccCAAATGTTGTTTTggattactattattttttatgcATTTTAATGGTGCTATTGATTAAATTTCACTAGTCTCACAAGTCCTAAACACAGAGCATTTGCAAGTTGATTAAATTTCACTAGTCTCCCAAGTCCCAAACATAGAACATGTTTCTTATTTTTCGTataatttgaaaaagaaaagctTGAATAGTTCTTCTCTCGTTCTTGTTGTGTTCATCTATGTGTCATTGTGTATAGTATTGCTGTCAGAAATTTGAAATCACGGTAAAtcaagttcaaacattcaattACTGATACTTACGTTAAAAAAACTACAATTTCAAAATACAATTATTGATTTGTCATTTGCAACTAAATAACGTTATATAAAGACATAACGtaataattaatgaatttactTTTCTTACTTAGATTCCTAGCCAGGAATGCAACGGCTTCTCGAAGGTCACATCCATGTTCtattaaaaatttgaaacatagaaaacataaggccatccacaacgttgttcctataccgttccaaaaccgttccttaaactactatttgcgggccccactgtacttttttactccattccttaactaaggaacggaacctgcaaccctccgttccttaaccgttccttaaattactattcattcaatttcattttttatttttatttccaactcaattcaattaaaacaaacacactttaataaaaaaacaaacacactttattaaaaaacacacaacattaaaacaaagttacaacttaaacttaaaaaaataaaaagcacacaattaaaatcctaaaaaaataaaagtacacaattttaataatttcatccgccaaagtttgctcaaatgtgctcaattagatcctgttggagttgggtgtgtgcgctagagtcgcgtgtccttgcacgaatagataaccgttcttgtatagacggatgcgttccacttcgaggcggactacttgcggttgagcttccgggggattcggggtcgaaccaatttcccgcctcgggtccttcgtcttggacaatcatgttgtgcaagattatgcacgtatacatgatgtcgaccatgttctccatgaaccacgtacgagccggggctttgatgatgttgaagcgcgcttggagaaccccgaacgccctctccacatccttgcgagcggcctcctgcttctgcgcaaaaagagcctgctttgggttcgcagacccactggacgacttcacgaaggtaggccacttcgggtagatgccatcggcgagatagtaccccattttataaagccggttgttggcgacgaagttgatggccggcgctttactatccaaaacttcggtcaagaggtcggacaggtggagcacgtttacgtcgttgttcgacccgggaaccccgaagtacgcatgccagatccaaaggcggtagtcggcaacggcctcgagtataacggttgggtgggtgcctttgtggccgctcgtgtaggaccccttccacgccaccgggcaattctttcATTgctagtgcatgcaatcgacgctgccgagcatcccggggaatccgtgcactgtttcgtgaaggtcgagcaggaactgacaatcagtcgtgcttggccttcggagaaattcgtcggtgaaggctgcccggacgcctttgcagaatttgagcaagcacattcgcccagtgctgtctccgatgtggaggtattcgtcgaacatgtcggccttttgtccagtcgcaagctggcggattgctgcagtacatttctgcagcgtcgtgtggctgggacgaccgaccgcgtcgaacccttcctggaagaactcttcccgggctacCAAAGTATtggcgatgtggagaaataacggtttccccatgcggaaacggcgacggaagtacgtatctccccaaaccgggttatcgcagaagtagtcgcgtactaaccttgcggcggcttcctcccggttacgatggatgtacgtacgggagcgtcgttggggcggcgcggattcttccgcctcccgtcgtcgatcttcttcaagtgattgttccaatatttgacgcatttgttcaaaatgatccattagtttgattaaatttgggagaagaaaaacagagttgatttgagatgaaaattggggtggaaatagagaggatttgagaggaatagatgtgtgtttgtgagtgaaatgagtatgaaataggagtatttatagagtaaataaatttaaaaaaaattaaaaataaataaataacggcaaaaaaaaagtaacaataccgttgcaaattttttttattaaattcgatttaaaaaaaacgaattattgcgtcaccgtgacgacgcctactcgcggggcagcgagtgggcgtcacgcgtcgaatgggaggctgccacgtcgcctcggcgcgtggcggaacgtgtcgttccgcgtctcgcgggaacggcacccggcacggcaccGGCACCGGCACAGAGTGGCGACGACATgggcggctgcaacgcgtgccgccgcggttccgttcctccggaacgaaataAGGCACCGCAACAGCAGgcgttgtgggtgctctaatagggatattttaccttttctAAACTTGGTTGATAGAATAttttagagggaacatcattttaggtcaacgaactttgccaaagtatcattttaggtccgtgaactttgaaaatcttattttaggtccgtgaactttgagttagtatcattttaggtcctttttactatttccaagttttttaggacgaaaataccctcaataccttaaaaaatatatatttttaataaatttatcatatactcatattttttataaatatatttacaatatatttttgacaaattttctaaatataatttgaccttaaatattatcacttaattttgtgacatgcaagtaaaattgcttcttcaattttttatattaattttttttaaaattgaataaagaacttttctttaattataaaaaattgaataaagatctttttataaatatctttacaatatatttttgacaaattttctaaatataatttgatcttcaatattataatttaattttgtgacatgcaagaaaagatctttattcaatttttttttattagagaaaagttatttattcaacattaaaaaaaataagataaaaaattgaaaaagcaattttacttgcatgtcacaaaattaagtgataatatttaaggtcaaattatatttagaaaatttgtcaaaaatatattgtaaagatatttataaaaaaatttgagtatatgataaatttattaaaaatatatatatatttaaggtattgagggtattttcgtccaaaaaaacttggaaatagtaaaaaggacctaaaatgatactaactcaaagttcacggacctaaaataagattttcaaagtttacggacctaaaatgatactttgtcaAAGTTCGtagacctaaaatgatgttccctcaatattttatttattaatggaGACACAAAAATAATCCAGCCGAATTGTGTTTCCCGAAGCTAAAATTCAACCGATTTGAGGTTAGCAGATGGTGGTTTTCAATTACGACAATGATTTGTAGTCAGGGTCTTGTGATTTGAATAAATTCATGATTCGACTTATTATTGTACTCACACAATGCGTGACACCATATTCCGCttccattttattatttttgttttaatttacgTTGAAATTAAAACTTTGTTTTTGTTGAAAAATGATCTAAAACatattagttggaaataaatttTGAATCGAGCTCAATACCTACTTCAAATTGAATCCCAATCTAACAAGaactatttaaaatttattaaaagtaaaaaaaaattgaccgtCAAGATGAAGTTCGCtcataaaatattttgataACTTTAGTCATACTGTTAATAATGAAACACGGCTAGATTGAGAAGATATTTTTACTTCTCCATCAATAATTAATCACCCGATAGTCAAAATTGGTATGGGTATATACAAAAAGTTGTAATTATATTTCTCCTCTTTAACTCGTATTCATTCCAattttatgttaattttatttggaaagttttaatataattaaatcattttttattttttgccaaaaaataattaactagAATTACATATTTTTTGCAAATATCATGAGAATCTAAAGGATAATTGCAGTGAAAAAGAAATGCCCAAACATAAGCAATGTTGGTAAGCAGATGCCGTTGTATATTCCTAAATTTTTGTCTGTAAACTCTGTATAATGAAGCATGCCTCCACGGCTCCACCCACTTGTTGCTCACTCCACTCACCATTCGCCTAGAAAACCGAGCTCCTTCTCCCCCACTAACTATGGCTTCTTATTTTCTTCTTCCAAAAATGCCTCTAAATTCTTCTGCTGCAGCGCAACATTAATTACAGCCTCTCTTTTTCAGCATTTTCTTGGTAAGGACTACacacattctctctctctcttgaaaCTTGCAATTCGTTCAAAGCTGCACGTTTAATTCCGAGTCCTTCGTCATAATCCTAGGTTTTTAGAAATGGGTTTGGAGAAAAATTGTTTCTTTCAGCTGGAAATCGTCGAATCTGTAAAATGCAGCTGCACTTTTTAGTTCTTTTATGTGTGTTTGAACTTTTCAAGAGTTAATGTCTCTGAAAATTAAAGTGCTGGTGAAAAAATAGAATCTTTTCGGTTCTATTTTTTCTTCTGTCTctaggagaaaaaagaaataaaggaagaaaaaagtaaagaatCTCTCAGCTTGTATAGTTATGAGCAGAAACGGCCATTAATTTTTAATCTCCAAATATAAACACAACTTCCTCTTGTTTGGTTTACATTTGACTTGGCTATCTCGATCAAACCGTTTAGATTAATCATTTGCAACTGCTACTCTTGACTTGTTTCATCACCTGCATTATTATAATGGTTTTTGTTGAAAACAAGATTTAGTTTTTCACCACTAATCTCGGCTGCAATGGCGGATGGAAGTGATATTTGCCCCACTTTGGCTGTCCCCACCCTTTTATAGCTGTGGTTGCCTCGTGACTGCATTTATGCTGCATGTGTATCACGCCTACAATTCTTGATCATTGAGTTCTTGCACCCTACGATTCATTCATTAAACTCTCTTTTGATTGATCTCACCACGGCTATTGTATCCGTATTTTGCGTGAATCGACTTAATGCCTTCCTCTGCGGTTGTGTGAAGACTAGTAGATGCATTTCATGCCTTAAATGTATGGATTTTGGACACCCTACTGCATTTATTTTCATTGGATTCTCATGTTAGTTTTTGATCTTATAtcttttttatcttatttagCTTTTGAAATTGCTGCAGTGTTGCGGGTTGAGGTAGAAACCATTTAAGAAGCTGAAGCCTATTTTCCTTTCACTACATTGAATTTACTCTTTCCCACTGGTTGAGAATATGCAGACCCCTAAAGCAAGGTATGATTTCTTCCATGATTTATGTAGCAATATAACATTCATTTGAAATAATAGTATGGTACTTGAATCTTGATTAAATCTTGAAATCGGTTAGCTATTGGGTGAGAACTGTGTGTGTTCTAGTCTTGTTTCTATAGAGAAGAACTAGCAA
The sequence above is drawn from the Salvia splendens isolate huo1 unplaced genomic scaffold, SspV2 ctg101, whole genome shotgun sequence genome and encodes:
- the LOC121788309 gene encoding tetraspanin-3-like yields the protein MGKSNNLIGFLNFLSLILSIPIIGGGVWLSTTDCMKFLQWPLILIGLTVMAVSLAGIAGACYRNTFLMYAYLWAMFFAIAALVFFIIFAYSATEKGSGRPVMNRAYPDYSLQDYSGSWLADRVSSPAHWAKISDCLHASHACRSLHRNVGGVPELADRFYRRKLTPIQSGCCKPPTSCGYTYMNETFWIPGEGQTGTDPDCAQWSNEQHQLCYSCSSCKAGVLASLKKSWRRASVINIVVLVILVLVYIVALAAIRHNQQLDDAHGETRMQKARPSWLF